One genomic region from Biomphalaria glabrata chromosome 7, xgBioGlab47.1, whole genome shotgun sequence encodes:
- the LOC106071927 gene encoding chromobox protein homolog 5-like — translation MANFSDDDSQVDAILGQRKRKGALEYLVRWRGDGDNIESWESALSIGSDYAKVIQNFLESKKSEKKRSTSRSRKVSRSRSRSSSRNRKSSSAEKSKSRSRSRGRPRKSESVQNKEKTTEEVDGIVTSTTPSKNTRSRKSIAISDGNFKESAIVVNTVESISTESKSNTDSNNMAAATSTFTKELEVQRVHNERCLVRDDDKKSRSLVWRVADYAVIVLFILSFMAALFLFLEKIVDLKDFKSQAFPNMETLKTRLTDGFQSLYDSTFYLLERLGDLWLYLTQQPQKTSA, via the exons gttGATGCAATATTAGGTCAGAGAAAGAGGAAAGGTGCTCTTGAATATCTTGTACGATGGAGAGGTGATGGAGACAACATAGAAAGCTGGGAATCTGCTTTATCTATAGGTTCAGATTATGCAAAAGTGATCCAGaattttttagaaagtaaaAAG agtGAAAAAAAGCGATCTACCTCAAGGTCAAGAAAAGTTTCTCGTTCAAGATCTAGGTCGTCATCAAGAAATAGAAAGTCTTCCTCTGCAGAGAAGTCAAAATCACGTTCACGGTCACGAGGTCGTCCAAGAAAGTCTGAGTCTGTACAAAATAAAGAGAAGACAACAGAAGAAGTAGACGGAATAGTTACATCGACCACTCCAAGTAAAAACACACGCAGCAGAAAGAGTATTGCCATATCTGACGGAAATTTTAAGGAATCAGCAATTGTAGTAAACACTGTAGAAAGCATTAGTACTGAGTCCAag AGTAACACAGACTCCAATAATATGGCAGCAGCAACATCTACATTCACAAAAGAGTTAGAAGTACAACGTGTTCACAATGAACGTTGCCTTGTTCGTGATGACGATAAAAAATCTCGAAGCCTTGTTTGGCGAGTGGCTGATTATGCAGTGATTGTCCTCTTTATTTTGTCCTTTATGGCTGCACTTTTTTTATTCCTTGAGAAAATTGTTGA CCTCAAAGATTTCAAGTCACAGGCTTTTCCAAATATGGAGACTTTAAAAACTAGGCTGACAGATGGTTTTCAAAGCCTCTATGACAGTACTTTTTATCTGCTTGAAAGACTGGGTGATCTGTGGCTTTATTTAACTCAACAGCCCCAAAAAACCAGTGCTTGA